From one Streptococcus oralis genomic stretch:
- the ilvN gene encoding acetolactate synthase small subunit: protein MRRMLTARLQNRSGVLNRFTGVLSRRQVNIESISVGATENPNVSRITIIIDVASHDEVEQIIKQLNRQIDVIRIRDITDKPHLEREVILVKVSAPAEKRAEILAIIQPFRATVVDVAPSSITIQMTGNAEKSEALLRVIRPYGIKNIARTGATGFTRD from the coding sequence ATGCGTAGAATGTTAACAGCTAGATTGCAAAACCGTTCAGGAGTTTTGAATCGTTTTACAGGTGTCCTTTCTCGTCGTCAAGTCAATATTGAGAGTATCTCAGTTGGTGCGACAGAGAATCCCAATGTATCTCGCATCACCATCATTATTGATGTAGCTTCACATGATGAAGTAGAGCAAATCATTAAACAACTCAATCGTCAGATTGATGTAATTCGCATTCGTGATATCACAGATAAACCACACTTGGAAAGAGAAGTGATCTTGGTAAAAGTATCTGCTCCTGCTGAGAAGCGTGCAGAAATCTTGGCCATTATCCAACCTTTCCGTGCAACGGTAGTAGATGTGGCTCCAAGCTCAATCACCATCCAGATGACGGGAAATGCTGAGAAGAGTGAAGCTTTATTACGAGTGATTCGACCATATGGTATTAAAAATATCGCTCGTACGGGTGCAACTGGATTTACCCGCGACTAA
- a CDS encoding ABC transporter substrate-binding protein/permease: MKKLCLSILASLALTLGLVSQVQADEYLRIGMEAAYAPFNWTQDDDSNGAVKIDGTNQYANGYDVQIAKKIAKDLGKEPLVVKTKWEGLVPALTSGKIDMIIAGMSPTAERKQEIAFSSSYYTSEPVLLVKKDSAYANAKSLEDFSGAKITSQQGVYLYDLISQIPDAKKETAMGDFAQMRQALEAGVIDAYVSERPEAMTAESANAKFKMIQPQPGFKTGEEDTAIAIGLRKDDSRISQINASIETISKDEQVALMDRMIKEQPVESTTTEEESSFFSQVAKILSENWQQLLRGAGITLLISIIGTITGLLIGLAIGVFRTAPLSENKAIYGLQKLLGWILNVYIEIFRGTPMIVQSMVIYYGTAQAFGINLDRTLAAIFIVSINTGAYMTEIVRGGILAVDKGQFEAATALGMTHNQTMRKIVLPQVVRNILPATGNEFVINIKDTSVLNVISVVELYFSGNTVATQTYQYFQTFTIIAVIYFVLTFTVTRILRFIERRMDMDTYTTGANQMQTEDLKK; this comes from the coding sequence ATGAAAAAATTATGCTTATCTATCCTTGCTAGCCTAGCCCTTACCTTAGGACTAGTTAGCCAAGTCCAAGCCGACGAATATTTACGCATCGGGATGGAGGCAGCTTACGCTCCCTTCAACTGGACCCAAGACGACGATAGTAACGGCGCCGTCAAAATCGACGGTACCAACCAATATGCCAACGGCTACGATGTTCAAATTGCTAAAAAGATTGCCAAAGACCTTGGTAAGGAACCTTTGGTTGTGAAAACCAAATGGGAAGGACTTGTTCCAGCCCTTACTTCTGGCAAAATCGATATGATCATTGCCGGTATGAGCCCAACCGCTGAACGCAAACAAGAAATTGCTTTTTCAAGCAGTTACTATACTAGCGAACCGGTTCTATTGGTAAAAAAGGACTCTGCCTATGCAAATGCCAAATCTTTAGAGGACTTTAGTGGGGCAAAAATCACGTCTCAACAAGGTGTTTATCTTTATGACCTGATTTCCCAAATTCCAGATGCCAAAAAAGAAACAGCTATGGGTGACTTCGCCCAAATGCGTCAAGCTCTGGAGGCTGGTGTTATTGATGCCTATGTTTCTGAACGACCTGAAGCAATGACCGCTGAGTCTGCTAACGCTAAGTTCAAAATGATCCAACCTCAACCAGGTTTCAAAACTGGCGAAGAAGATACAGCTATTGCCATTGGACTTCGTAAAGATGACAGCCGCATCAGCCAAATCAATGCTAGCATCGAAACCATCTCTAAGGATGAACAAGTAGCCCTCATGGATCGTATGATCAAAGAGCAACCTGTGGAGTCTACAACAACAGAGGAAGAAAGTAGTTTCTTTAGCCAAGTCGCTAAGATACTTTCTGAAAACTGGCAACAACTCTTGCGTGGTGCTGGTATCACACTCTTAATCTCCATTATCGGAACCATCACAGGTCTCCTTATCGGACTTGCGATTGGGGTCTTCCGTACCGCTCCACTATCTGAGAACAAGGCAATCTATGGCTTGCAAAAGCTACTTGGCTGGATCCTTAATGTCTATATCGAGATCTTCCGTGGTACACCAATGATTGTTCAATCCATGGTTATCTACTATGGAACTGCCCAAGCTTTCGGTATCAATCTTGACCGCACACTAGCTGCTATCTTCATCGTCTCAATCAATACGGGTGCCTACATGACAGAGATCGTCCGTGGTGGTATCCTAGCAGTTGACAAAGGACAGTTTGAAGCTGCAACTGCTCTTGGTATGACCCATAATCAAACCATGCGTAAGATTGTCCTACCTCAGGTTGTCCGCAATATTCTACCTGCTACTGGTAATGAGTTTGTCATCAACATCAAAGATACCTCCGTATTGAACGTTATTTCTGTTGTTGAGCTTTATTTCTCAGGAAATACTGTAGCAACACAAACCTATCAATACTTCCAGACCTTTACCATCATCGCCGTGATTTACTTTGTCCTCACCTTCACTGTGACCCGTATCCTACGCTTTATCGAACGTCGCATGGACATGGATACTTACACTACAGGTGCTAACCAAATGCAAACGGAGGATTTGAAAAAATGA
- a CDS encoding SPFH domain-containing protein produces the protein MFLQILLVLLFLVVIASVIMVSSVYVVRQQSVAIIERFGKYQKLSNSGIHLRAPFGIDRIAARVQLRLLQSEIVVETKTQDNVFVTMNVATQYRVNENNVTDAYYKLMRPEAQIKSYIEDALRSSVPKLTLDELFEKKDEIALEVQKQVAEEMSTYGYIIVKTLITKVEPDAEVKQSMNEINAAQRKRVAAQELAEADKIKIVTAAEAEAEKDRLHGVGIAEQRKAIVDGLADSIQELKGANVELTEEQIMSILLTNQYLDTLNNFADKDGNNTIFLPANPNGVEDIRTHILSALKAK, from the coding sequence ATGTTTTTACAAATTTTACTTGTTTTATTGTTTTTAGTGGTGATTGCATCAGTGATCATGGTTAGTTCTGTGTATGTGGTTCGACAACAATCTGTCGCTATCATAGAACGTTTTGGGAAATACCAAAAGTTGAGCAATAGTGGTATTCATTTACGAGCTCCTTTTGGAATTGATAGGATTGCGGCAAGAGTTCAACTACGCTTGTTGCAAAGTGAGATTGTTGTAGAGACAAAGACGCAAGATAATGTATTTGTAACGATGAATGTGGCAACTCAGTATCGAGTAAATGAAAACAATGTCACAGATGCCTATTATAAATTGATGCGTCCAGAAGCCCAGATTAAATCCTATATTGAAGATGCTTTGCGTTCATCTGTACCAAAGCTAACCCTAGATGAGTTGTTTGAGAAGAAGGATGAAATCGCCTTAGAAGTTCAAAAACAAGTGGCTGAAGAAATGTCTACGTATGGGTATATCATTGTCAAAACGCTGATTACTAAGGTTGAACCTGATGCTGAAGTAAAACAATCAATGAATGAAATTAACGCGGCTCAACGTAAGAGAGTTGCGGCGCAAGAGCTTGCTGAAGCAGATAAGATTAAAATCGTGACCGCAGCAGAAGCAGAAGCAGAAAAAGATCGCCTACATGGTGTAGGGATTGCAGAGCAGCGTAAAGCAATTGTTGACGGACTAGCTGATTCTATCCAAGAGTTAAAAGGAGCCAATGTTGAGCTGACTGAAGAACAAATCATGTCTATCCTATTAACGAACCAGTATTTAGATACGTTGAATAATTTTGCAGATAAAGATGGTAATAATACAATCTTCCTGCCAGCAAATCCTAATGGAGTTGAGGATATAAGAACTCATATATTATCGGCTTTAAAAGCTAAATAA
- a CDS encoding DUF2207 domain-containing protein, with the protein MKKRWLLALVFAYLLFIPSLVFAVDFDILSYQGDLNIHADNTAIFKETITYRFGDDYNGQLVGLGKAGKMPEGFDIDPDPTVQVSKNGRIVQNASFYTMEEEDGYKVKIYNAGYAGDTVRVTVTWKLTNLLFLYKDIAELNWQPLTDSTGDIKEIEFKVSSDTPAEKLYFHAGQLLRDSSVEKVNNLYHVKMKDLPRKRQIELHAYWLRSAFAGAPDQGLEEERLTDFNRIESNIATEKAQSEIMMKWVFPVIFMSLLLLVPLFYRMFRQSTSIKKVFPKDHRLYEPPMDLPPMVLAEAVYSTSLEEVNPLNKSGFGKFTFERLIQATLLDLVDRGHLSIFQGDEEPYVRIISEKGLSNFEKECLRMTLSNKKELAISELFPDYQVSSSLYRGAKESDEKHIRETGSRLKRSFEGRLQRIQSCVKDKVHVLRIPSYYRPLTSEERRLALGMRVCSAITALGGLLFFYYSWQTHGFFSIPFLLLGLTGLGTSFWVYLATRGAYRDGVLTEEGAEIFYLWTSFENMLRDIAHLDQAELESIVLWNRLLVYATLFGYAKKVSKLMKVRHIQLENPDLNLYVAYGWHSQFYTSTAQIKQYTAVANTASNYSVSSGSGSSGGGFSGGGGGGSIGAF; encoded by the coding sequence ATGAAAAAAAGATGGCTGTTGGCTTTGGTATTTGCTTATTTATTATTTATACCGAGTCTGGTTTTTGCAGTAGACTTTGATATCTTATCCTATCAGGGTGATTTGAATATTCATGCAGATAATACTGCAATTTTTAAGGAAACAATTACCTACCGCTTTGGAGATGATTATAATGGTCAGTTAGTTGGACTCGGGAAAGCTGGGAAAATGCCGGAAGGATTTGACATTGATCCCGATCCGACCGTTCAGGTTTCTAAAAATGGAAGAATTGTTCAAAATGCTTCCTTCTATACTATGGAGGAAGAGGACGGCTACAAGGTAAAAATTTACAATGCTGGCTATGCTGGAGATACTGTTCGGGTAACGGTTACCTGGAAACTAACCAACCTTCTCTTCTTATATAAGGATATCGCAGAGCTAAATTGGCAACCCTTGACCGATAGTACTGGAGACATCAAAGAGATTGAGTTTAAAGTTAGCTCTGATACCCCAGCAGAGAAACTCTATTTTCATGCAGGTCAACTCCTAAGGGACTCTAGTGTTGAAAAAGTAAATAATCTCTATCATGTCAAAATGAAAGACCTTCCTAGAAAGCGACAGATCGAATTACACGCATACTGGCTGAGAAGTGCTTTTGCAGGAGCTCCAGATCAAGGATTAGAGGAAGAACGTTTAACCGATTTTAACCGGATTGAAAGCAATATAGCGACAGAAAAAGCGCAAAGTGAGATAATGATGAAATGGGTGTTCCCCGTCATTTTTATGAGCCTCTTACTTTTAGTTCCTCTCTTCTATAGGATGTTTCGTCAGAGTACAAGCATTAAAAAGGTCTTTCCAAAAGATCATCGACTCTACGAACCACCGATGGATTTGCCTCCGATGGTTTTAGCAGAAGCAGTGTATTCAACCTCCTTAGAGGAAGTCAATCCCCTAAACAAATCAGGGTTTGGTAAATTTACTTTTGAACGTTTGATTCAGGCAACCTTGTTGGATTTAGTAGATCGAGGCCATTTATCTATTTTCCAAGGGGATGAGGAACCTTATGTGCGCATTATCAGTGAAAAGGGTTTGTCCAATTTTGAGAAGGAATGCCTGCGCATGACTTTGTCAAATAAGAAAGAATTGGCTATTTCAGAGCTCTTCCCTGATTACCAAGTTTCATCTTCCCTTTACCGTGGTGCCAAAGAGTCAGATGAAAAACATATCCGAGAAACAGGCTCGCGTCTCAAACGCTCCTTTGAAGGAAGACTTCAACGCATTCAGTCTTGTGTCAAGGATAAGGTCCATGTACTTCGTATCCCAAGCTACTATCGTCCCTTGACAAGTGAGGAACGTCGCCTTGCTCTCGGGATGCGGGTCTGTTCAGCCATAACAGCTCTAGGTGGACTGCTATTCTTTTACTATAGCTGGCAAACACATGGTTTCTTTTCGATCCCATTTCTACTCTTAGGATTGACAGGATTAGGGACTAGTTTCTGGGTTTACCTTGCCACGCGAGGAGCCTATCGCGATGGAGTTCTAACAGAGGAAGGAGCGGAGATCTTCTATCTCTGGACGAGTTTTGAAAATATGCTTCGCGACATCGCTCATCTGGATCAGGCCGAGCTAGAGAGCATCGTCCTTTGGAACCGTCTATTGGTCTATGCGACTCTCTTTGGTTATGCCAAGAAGGTGAGCAAGTTAATGAAAGTTCGCCATATTCAGCTTGAAAATCCAGATTTGAATCTTTATGTAGCCTATGGTTGGCACTCACAGTTCTACACCTCAACTGCACAAATCAAGCAATATACAGCTGTCGCAAATACAGCTAGCAATTACTCTGTATCTTCTGGAAGTGGAAGTTCAGGTGGAGGATTCTCAGGAGGCGGAGGCGGTGGTAGCATCGGCGCCTTCTAA
- the ilvA gene encoding threonine ammonia-lyase IlvA, translating into MLSAKDVVKAHKVLSGVVVDTPLEYDHYLSEKYQAKIYLKKENAQRVRSFKIRGAYYAISQLSKEERERGVVCASAGNHAQGVAYTCNEMKIPATIFMPITTPQQKIGQVRFFGGEFVTIKLVGDTFDASAKAAQEFTLTENRTFIDPFDDAHVQAGQGTVAYEILEEARKESIDFDTVLVPVGGGGLIAGVSTYIKETNPTIEVIGVEANGARSMKAAFEAGGPVKLKEIDKFADGIAVQKVGQLTYEATRKNVETLIGVDEGLISETLIDLYSKQGIVAEPAGAASVAALEVLSDYIKGKTICCIISGGNNDINRMPEMEERALIYDGIKHYFVVNFPQRPGALREFVNDILGPNDDITRFEYIKRASKGTGPVLIGVALANKHDYAGLIHRMEKFDPSYINLNGNETLYNMLV; encoded by the coding sequence ATGCTAAGTGCAAAAGATGTGGTGAAAGCCCACAAAGTTTTGAGTGGTGTAGTAGTTGATACACCACTAGAATATGATCATTATTTATCAGAAAAATACCAAGCAAAGATTTATCTCAAAAAGGAGAATGCGCAACGAGTTCGCTCTTTTAAAATTCGTGGAGCCTATTATGCCATTTCTCAACTATCAAAAGAAGAACGCGAGCGTGGTGTAGTCTGTGCCTCTGCGGGAAATCATGCCCAAGGTGTCGCCTATACTTGTAATGAGATGAAGATTCCTGCAACGATCTTTATGCCCATCACAACACCGCAACAAAAGATTGGGCAAGTTCGCTTTTTCGGTGGAGAGTTCGTGACAATCAAGTTGGTTGGGGATACCTTTGATGCTTCTGCTAAGGCAGCGCAAGAATTTACATTAACAGAAAACCGGACCTTCATCGATCCTTTTGATGATGCGCATGTTCAGGCTGGTCAAGGGACTGTAGCCTATGAGATTCTTGAAGAAGCCCGTAAAGAGTCTATTGATTTTGATACAGTACTTGTACCAGTAGGTGGTGGTGGATTGATTGCCGGTGTTTCTACTTATATTAAGGAAACCAACCCGACTATCGAAGTGATTGGAGTAGAAGCCAATGGAGCTCGCTCTATGAAAGCTGCCTTTGAAGCTGGGGGACCAGTTAAACTCAAAGAAATTGATAAGTTTGCTGATGGGATAGCTGTGCAGAAGGTTGGACAATTAACCTATGAAGCGACCCGTAAGAATGTTGAAACGCTGATTGGGGTGGACGAGGGATTGATTTCTGAAACCTTGATTGATCTTTATTCCAAACAAGGTATTGTAGCGGAACCAGCCGGAGCTGCCAGCGTTGCAGCCTTGGAAGTTTTATCAGACTATATCAAAGGCAAGACGATTTGTTGTATCATTTCTGGAGGAAATAACGATATCAACCGCATGCCAGAGATGGAAGAACGTGCCTTGATTTACGATGGAATCAAGCATTACTTTGTAGTGAATTTCCCACAACGTCCAGGAGCTCTACGAGAGTTTGTAAATGACATTTTGGGGCCAAATGATGACATCACTCGTTTTGAATATATCAAACGAGCAAGCAAGGGGACAGGCCCTGTCTTGATTGGGGTAGCCCTTGCCAATAAACATGATTATGCTGGATTGATTCATCGGATGGAAAAATTTGACCCATCTTATATTAATTTGAATGGCAACGAAACGTTGTACAATATGCTAGTTTAA
- a CDS encoding amino acid ABC transporter ATP-binding protein, whose protein sequence is MTQAILEIKHLKKSYGQNEVLKDISLTVHKGEVISIIGSSGSGKSTFLRSINLLETPTEGEILYRGENVLEKGYNLTHYREKLGMVFQSFNLFENLNVLENTIVAQTTVLKRDHSEAEKIAKENLEKVGMGERYWQAKPKQLSGGQKQRVAIARALSMNPDAILFDEPTSALDPEMVGEVLKIMQDLAQEGLTMIVVTHEMEFARDVSHRVIFMDKGVIAEEGKPEELFTNPKEERTKEFLQRYLS, encoded by the coding sequence ATGACACAAGCAATCCTTGAAATCAAACACCTCAAAAAATCCTATGGGCAAAACGAAGTGTTAAAAGACATTTCCCTCACCGTCCATAAAGGAGAGGTTATTTCCATCATCGGGAGCTCAGGAAGCGGAAAATCAACCTTCCTTCGTTCAATTAATTTACTCGAAACACCTACAGAGGGAGAGATTCTCTATCGAGGAGAAAATGTCTTAGAAAAAGGCTATAACCTCACCCATTATCGTGAAAAACTCGGTATGGTTTTCCAATCTTTCAATCTCTTTGAAAATCTGAATGTCCTTGAAAATACAATCGTCGCTCAGACGACTGTCCTTAAACGCGACCACTCTGAAGCTGAAAAAATTGCCAAAGAGAATCTCGAAAAAGTCGGTATGGGAGAACGTTACTGGCAAGCCAAGCCCAAACAACTCTCAGGGGGACAAAAACAACGCGTGGCTATCGCCCGCGCACTCTCCATGAATCCTGACGCCATTCTCTTCGACGAACCAACATCTGCCCTCGACCCTGAAATGGTCGGAGAAGTCCTCAAAATTATGCAGGATTTGGCTCAAGAGGGCTTGACCATGATCGTTGTAACCCACGAAATGGAGTTCGCTCGCGATGTTTCTCACCGTGTCATCTTTATGGATAAGGGCGTCATTGCTGAAGAAGGCAAACCAGAAGAACTCTTCACGAACCCTAAAGAAGAACGAACAAAAGAATTTCTTCAACGTTATCTCAGCTAA
- the ilvC gene encoding ketol-acid reductoisomerase, whose amino-acid sequence MAVQMEYEKDVKVAALDGKKIAVIGYGSQGHAHAQNLRDSGRDVIIGVRPGKSFDKAKEDGFDTYTVAEATKLADVIMILAPDEIQQELYEAEIAPNLEAGNAVGFAHGFNIHFEFIKVPADVDVFMCAPKGPGHLVRRTYEEGFGVPALYAVYQDATGNAKNIAMDWCKGVGAARVGLLETTYKEETEEDLFGEQAVLCGGLTALIEAGFEVLTEAGYAPELAYFEVLHEMKLIVDLIYEGGFKKMRQSISNTAEYGDYVSGPRVITEQVKENMKAVLADIQNGKFANDFVNDYKAGRPKLTAYREQAANLEIEKVGAELRKAMPFVGKNDDDAFKIYN is encoded by the coding sequence ATGGCAGTTCAAATGGAATACGAAAAAGATGTTAAAGTAGCAGCGCTTGACGGTAAAAAAATCGCCGTAATCGGTTATGGTTCACAAGGACATGCGCATGCGCAAAACTTGCGTGATTCAGGTCGTGATGTCATCATCGGTGTGCGTCCAGGTAAATCTTTTGACAAAGCAAAAGAAGACGGATTTGACACTTACACAGTAGCAGAAGCAACTAAATTGGCTGACGTTATCATGATCTTGGCACCAGACGAAATCCAACAAGAATTGTACGAAGCAGAAATCGCTCCAAACTTGGAAGCTGGAAATGCAGTTGGATTTGCCCATGGTTTCAATATCCACTTTGAATTTATCAAAGTTCCTGCAGATGTAGATGTCTTCATGTGTGCTCCTAAAGGACCAGGACACTTGGTACGTCGTACTTATGAAGAAGGATTTGGTGTGCCAGCTCTTTACGCAGTTTACCAAGATGCAACTGGAAATGCGAAAAACATTGCTATGGACTGGTGTAAAGGTGTTGGGGCTGCTCGTGTTGGTTTGCTTGAAACAACTTACAAAGAAGAAACTGAAGAAGATTTGTTTGGTGAACAAGCCGTACTTTGTGGTGGTTTGACTGCCCTTATCGAAGCAGGTTTTGAAGTCTTGACAGAAGCAGGCTATGCCCCAGAATTGGCTTACTTTGAAGTTCTTCATGAAATGAAATTGATCGTTGACTTGATCTATGAAGGTGGATTCAAGAAAATGCGTCAATCTATTTCAAACACTGCTGAATACGGTGACTATGTATCAGGTCCACGTGTGATTACTGAGCAAGTGAAAGAAAACATGAAAGCTGTTTTGGCAGATATCCAAAATGGTAAATTTGCAAATGACTTTGTGAATGACTACAAGGCTGGTCGTCCAAAATTAACTGCTTACCGTGAACAAGCAGCTAACCTTGAAATCGAAAAAGTTGGTGCAGAATTGCGTAAAGCAATGCCTTTCGTTGGTAAAAACGACGACGACGCATTCAAAATCTACAATTAA